A stretch of Brassica napus cultivar Da-Ae chromosome C6, Da-Ae, whole genome shotgun sequence DNA encodes these proteins:
- the LOC125588494 gene encoding glutathione S-transferase T3-like produces MVKSGGYVNLVMSQGPFHLDSCDHLLFTGQSSGVSTVKERRKWSLKEDLILIGAWLNTSKDPIVSNEQKVGAFWNRIVEYYNSSPQLVGTTPRELGPCKQRWARINEGVCKFAGCYDMALREQRSGQNENDVMKSALDIFANDQGSKFNFEHAWRELRHDVKWCSTYLEKDKRKPTDSQGDGEGAVPEPYH; encoded by the coding sequence ATGGTGAAATCTGGTGGTTATGTAAACCTCGTAATGAGTCAAGGGCCATTTCATCTGGACTCCTGCGACCATCTTCTCTTTACTGGCCAAAGTTCTGGTGTGTCTACTGTCAAAGAGAGGAGAAAATGGTCACTGAAAGAGGATTTAATCCTCATCGGTGCGTGGCTCAACACCAGCAAAGACCCCATTGTGAGTAATGAACAAAAGGTAGGTGCCTTCTGGAACAGGATTGTAGAGTACTACAACTCCAGTCCTCAACTGGTTGGGACCACCCCACGAGAACTTGGGCCATGCAAGCAAAGATGGGCTAGGATCAACGAGGGAGTTTGCAAGTTTGCTGGTTGTTACGACATGGCACTGAGGGAGCAGAGAAGCGGGCAAAATGAGAACGATGTGATGAAGTCTGCGTTGGATATATTTGCCAATGACCAGGGATCGAAGTTCAACTTCGAACATGCGTGGAGGGAGCTTCGGCATGATGTGAAGTGGTGCTCAACATATCTGGAGAAGGACAAACGCAAACCAACGGATTCCCAAGGCGACGGTGAAGGGGCAGTGCCTGAGCCATATCATTAG
- the LOC106383620 gene encoding uncharacterized protein LOC106383620 — MAASFFFPRPITTTGDLEDLYNTYGVDRAVKSELASPLETPETVRDGYCRAYLAYFQSCGLSFPIPESVLEIFAELGLSFTQACPNLLWHLVALLVRAREEGISFGLDELRHLILIKKNKQSSGTFLASPRPGRHVTEAVPYRDELWRERFFVFKIDQASVGSFDYSKLSRSWAGEIAPPSPRRSTPSGPWFVHEGVGTLTASGDDLLYLACAVRPEGVAPPLLSSPAERTAYTKMVAASFSAIEACNELVAATEHRVGDSCRDAEIESIGLDIKRLSAELETAKLEGAKDARKIAGLVKDWERARRESATLAAEVNAQRARIVDLELERDRDIRRASPAARCDVVQRYSEILSRLKVKWVSKEKETFARIHLQEVVANIDLLNELGEGDLDMEKELTRLKEMEKYCESLVALAATSDWSPSGLDLPQVFEDSVDQDEGSSADRADS, encoded by the exons ATGGCTGCATCATTCTTCTTTCCGCGCCCGATAACCACGACCGGCGATCTTGAAGATCTTTACAACACGTATGGGGTTGATCGCGCCGTCAAATCGGAGCTGGCTTCTCCTTTAGAGACTCCTGAGACTGTTCGAGACGGATACTGCAGAGCTTACCTAGCGTATTTCCAATCCTGCGGTCTCTCTTTTCCGATCCCGGAGTCCGTGCTGGAAATCTTTGCAGAGCTTGGGCTGTCGTTCACCCAAGCTTGTCCCAATCTTCTATGGCACCTCGTTGCGCTTCTGGTCAGGGCCAGAGAGGAGGGGATTTCTTTTGGTCTCGATGAGCTTCGTCATCTCATCTTGATCAAGAAGAACAAGCAGAGTTCCGGGACTTTCCTTGCTTCGCCTCGTCCGGGGCGTCATGTTACTGAGGCGGTCCCTTATAGAGACGAGTTATGGCGCGAACGATTTTTCGTTTTCAAGATCGATCAAGCGTCCGTGGGTAGCTTCGACTACTCCAAGCTTTCGAGATCTTGGGCTGGAGAAATAG CACCTCCTTCTCCTAGAAGATCGACTCCGTCGGGCCCTTGGTTTGTCCATGAGGGTGTAGGTACGTTGACTGCTTCAGGAGACGACCTCCTATATTTAGCTTGTGCTGTTAGACCAGAGGGTGTTGCTCCTCCGTTACTTTCTTCTCCCGCGGAGAGGACAGCTTATACCAAGATGGTGGCTGCGAGCTTTTCG GCTATAGAGGCTTGCAACGAGTTGGTTGCGGCTACTGAGCATCGCGTTGGGGACTCTTGTAGGGACGCAGAGATCGAGAGCATTGGTCTGGACATCAAGAGACTTTCGGCGGAGCTTGAGACAGCCAAGCTTGAGGGAGCAAAGGATGCTAGAAAGATCGCGGGGTTGGTTAAGGATTGGGAAAGAGCTCGTAGGGAGAGTGCGACTCTTGCGGCTGAGGTTAATGCGCAAAGGGCTAGGATCGTGGATCTCGAGCTGGAGAGGGATCGCGATATTAGACGAGCTTCTCCGGCTGCTCGTTGCGACGTTGTACAGAGGTACTCCGAGATCCTATCGCGTCTGAAAGTCAAATGGGTGAGCAAGGAGAAGGAGACGTTCGCCAGGATTCATCTTCAGGAGGTGGTGGCCAACATAGACCTGCTGAACGAGCTTGGTGAGGGCGACCTAGATATGGAGAAGGAGCTCACTCGTCTAAAGGAAATGGAGAAATATTGCGAAAGTCTCGTCGCTTTAGCCGCTACGTCGGATTGGTCTCCTTCAGGGCTTGATCTTCCCCAGGTATTCGAGGATTCGGTGGATCAAGACGAAGGATCTTCTGCTGATCGAGCTGATTCTTAG
- the LOC106383625 gene encoding protein FAR1-RELATED SEQUENCE 4-like → MLAQDFPGSFETPVPNTLIDLVHRRVDVQVSYPTAWRGRRQAANEVRGTPEESFSLLHSYMYMLEKTNPDTVTRVVVDEANKFKYLFFALGASIEEFSAMRKVLIVDATHLKNIYGGVLLVAAAQDPDHHTYPIAFGVADGEKNDSWMWFMEQLKSVIGDVPRLVFLSDRNKSLINAVGVVFPQAAHGYCIWHLSQIVKGHVRNDRDTCAFKFMECAHAYTVAEFLNLYDAFRRRYPSAAEYLDKNVEEGKLARCYFEGDRYNVDTTNSVESFNGVTKEARKFTLIPMFDVIIAKMAEWFNKHRKEAAEIPPTLKLVPIVETKMSKRYVDGGFLEVDELNSFHLEYSVKGSDGKVYTVDMAMLTCSCEQLDKDKYPCVHAVAASTFMTDKAGRELHLSEYCAKYYWVELWALAYHMTIYLVPHMSDWVIPEEVRALKVLPSDYDVKKGKLQQTRFPSAGESRGRGKRGRGSGRGRARGTGRARGKGMATYFECGSASGSGV, encoded by the coding sequence ATGTTGGCTCAAGATTTTCCCGGTAGTTTTGAGACACCAGTTCCCAATACTCTGATCGATTTGGTTCATCGCAGGGTTGATGTGCAGGTATCATACCCAACAGcatggagaggaagaagacaagctGCTAATGAAGTGCGAGGAACTCCAGAAGAGAGCTTTTCTTTATTACACAGTTACATGTACATGCTCGAAAAGACGAATCCTGACACTGTAACTCGTGTGGTAGTGGATGAGGCCAACAAATTTAAGTATCTGTTTTTTGCCTTGGGAGCTAGCATAGAAGAGTTCAGCGCGATGAGGAAAGTCCTCATTGTGGATGCAACACACCTCAAGAATATTTATGGTGGAGTTCTACTTGTTGCGGCTGCTCAAGATCCTGATCATCACACCTACCCAATTGCTTTCGGTGTCGCAGATGGTGAAAAAAATGATAGCTGGATGTGGTTTATGGAACAGTTGAAATCTGTGATAGGAGATGTCCCAAGATTGGTATTTCTTTCAGATAGAAACAAAAGCTTGATCAATGCAGTAGGTGTAGTGTTCCCTCAGGCCGCTCATGGGTATTGTATATGGCATTTGTCTCAAATTGTTAAAGGCCACGTCCGTAACGACAGAGACACTTGTGCATTTAAGTTTATGGAGTGCGCACACGCTTATACTGTAGCTGAGTTCTTGAACCTTTATGATGCTTTTCGCAGAAGGTATCCTTCTGCAGCGGAGTATCTTGACAAAAATGTTGAAGAGGGGAAATTGGCTAGATGTTACTTTGAAGGAGATAGGTACAACGTTGACACCACCAATTCAGTGGAATCTTTTAATGGTGTAACTAAGGAAGCAAGAAAGTTCACCTTGATACCAATGTTTGATGTGATCATTGCAAAAATGGCTGAATGGTTTAACAAACATAGGAAAGAGGCAGCTGAGATACCACCTACACTAAAGCTTGTGCCTATTGTGGAAACGAAAATGTCCAAAAGATATGTTGATGGAGGGTTTCTTGAGGTTGATGAGTTAAACAGTTTCCATCTTGAGTACAGTGTAAAAGGTAGTGATGGGAAGGTTTATACCGTTGATATGGCTATGCTGACTTGCAGCTGTGAGCAATTGGATAAAGACAAATACCCATGTGTTCATGCTGTAGCTGCCTCCACATTCATGACTGATAAAGCAGGAAGGGAACTCCATCTATCTGAGTATTGTGCTAAGTATTATTGGGTTGAGCTATGGGCTTTGGCTTATCACATGACAATATATCTTGTTCCTCATATGTCTGATTGGGTTATACCAGAAGAAGTTAGAGCACTGAAAGTACTTCCTTCGGATTATGATGTCAAGAAAGGAAAACTACAACAAACAAGGTTTCCATCAGCAGGAGAATCTCGTGGAAGAGGAAAAAGAGGCAGAGGGAGCGGCAGAGGGAGAGCCAGAGGCACGGGCAGAGCCAGAGGAAAAGGTATGGCGACATATTTTGAATGTGGAAGTGCTTCGGGTTCAGGTGTTTGA
- the LOC106385214 gene encoding pre-mRNA-splicing factor CWC22 homolog, translated as MASPGFTDVFAALVSVINAKFPEVAELLLKRIVSLMTSQVAEEIIALEIVSVLLETPTDDSVEVAVGFVTECGAMLQEKDCMGSLLLGKQNFRDIQLCVLS; from the exons ATGGCATCTCCTGGATTCACGGACGTCTTTGCAGCTCTGGTCTCCGTTATCAACGCCAAGTTCCCCGAAGTTGCTGAGCTTTTGTTGAAAAGGATCGTCAGCTTAATGACAAG CCAAGTCGCTGAGGAGATTATTGCTCTTGAAATAGTCTCTGTGCTTCTGGAAACTCCGACTGATGACAGTGTCGAGGTGGCTGTTGGGTTCGTGACAGAGTGTGGTGCTATGCTCCAGGAAAAGGATTGCAtg GGCTCTTTGCTATTAGGAAAGCAAAATTTCAg GGACATCCAGCTGTGCGTCCTGAGCTAG
- the LOC106383621 gene encoding uncharacterized protein LOC106383621, giving the protein MRKRQDTTVSSQKNLTGSALEWFAGLEENSIDNFTQLVSVFLKQYSVFIETRTTKADLWNLKQAPFEPLRAYISKFRDIKAKIANLNDAVALAALKNDIWFSSIFREEMTVRAPNSLDDALHRATFLATYKEDVAALKEQFMATKNNANKKPQAAKEQTTRGQHSEPKIAQRNQPIGPELVQKFKEFHEQLEAPIARKTKKKNKDSARPCKPTLSGWQGQYQPVSIRKQYLPAKYQEKRRIDFIYGGSKFCNSVNSIKAHQRRAEKTNGIRQPLSGPDHEITFDENETANVDQPHDDALVIRLDVGGCKLSRIMIDTGSSADVLFYDAFKRMGFTKTLLKQE; this is encoded by the exons ATGAGAAAGAGGCAGGATACTACCGTTTCTTCGCAGAAAAACCTCACCGGTTCCGCTTTGGAATGGTTCGCGGGCCTAGAGGAAAATTCGATAGATAATTTCACGCAACTCGTCTCGGTTTTCCTCAAGCAATATTCGGTTTTCATTGAAACAAGAACAACCAAAGCCGACCTTTGGAACCTCAAACAAGCTCCCTTCGAACCACTAAGGGCATACATAAGCAAGTTTAGAGACATCAAGGCCAAGATTGCGAACCTAAACGATGCAGTAGCCCTCGCAGCCCTAAAGAATGATATATGGTTCTCCTCTATATTTAGGGAGGAGATGACGGTTAGGGCTCCAAACTCACTAGACGACGCCTTGCACCGAGCCACCTTCCTCGCAACCTACAAAGAAGACGTAGCCGCACTGAAAGAACAGTTCATGGCCACTAAAAACAACGCCAATAAGAAGCCGCAAGCAGCTAAGGAGCAAACCACCCGCGGGCAGCATTC CGAACCGAAGATCGCACAAAGAAACCAGCCCATTGGACCCGAGCTGGTCCAGAAATTCAAGGAATTCCACGAACAGCTGGAAGCACCGATAGCTCGcaaaaccaaaaagaagaacaaagacaGCGCACGCCCATGCAAGCCCACACTGTCTGGGTGGCAAGGACAATACCAACCAGTATCAATCAGGAAGCAATACCTCCCCGCGAAATATCAGGAAAAACGCCGCATCGACTTTATCTACGGAGGATCAAAATTCTGCAACTCCGTGAACTCCATTAAAGCACACCAACGCAGAGCCGAGAAAACCAACGGAATCCGACAACCCTTGTCAGGCCCCGACCACGAAATCACGTTCGACGAAAATGAAACCGCAAACGTCGATCAGCCTCACGACGATGCTCTCGTTATACGACTCGACGTCGGTGGATGCAAACTATCTCGAATCATGATCGACACCGGCAGTTCGGCCGACGTCCTTTTCTACGACGCCTTCAAAAGGATGGGATTCACCAAAACCCTCCTCAAGCAAGAATGA
- the LOC106383622 gene encoding glutathione S-transferase T3-like yields MDSNPFLNLNFVDLHQSQQASGIGLESSPIPLFGTQATKDSNFEQDSPLQRKERRSWSQTDDEVLISAWLNTSKDAVVGTEQKSGAFWKRVADYFAASPKHAGLEKREPLNCKNRWHKINDLVSKFCGAYEAAARQKTSGQNENDILKQAHLIFLNNYKKNFTLEHAWKELRHDQKWCDLSTQRTSKKRKGEDGAQSSTSRATEGVAGETVDRPPGVKAAKCSGKKPMEEGKGREEFERVWSYKQDDLSRREKLSKIGLLDRLLARTEPLPDYEETLKKKLINELFSRAMGVE; encoded by the exons ATGGATTCTaatccatttttgaatttaaattttgttgatCTTCACCAAAGTCAACAAGCTAGTGGCATAGGTTTAGAATCTTCTCCCATTCCTTTATTTGGCACGCAAGCCACAAAAGATTCAAACTTCGAGCAAGACAGTCCACTGCAGCGTAAAGAACGCAGGTCTTGGTCGCAAACAGATGATGAGGTCCTCATCAGCGCTTGGCTTAACACCAGCAAAGATGCGGTTGTTGGGACCGAGCAAAAGTCTGGGGCCTTCTGGAAGAGAGTAGCTGACTACTTTGCTGCTAGTCCAAAGCATGCAGGCCTGGAAAAAAGAGAGCCATTGAACTGCAAGAATAGGTGGCACAAGATCAATGATCTTGTGTCCAAGTTCTGCGGAGCTTATGAAGCCGCAGCAAGACAGAAAACCTCAGGCCAAAATGAGAATGATATTCTCAAACAAGCTCACCTTATCTTCTTGaacaactataaaaaaaatttcactcTGGAACATGCGTGGAAGGAGCTTCGCCATGACCAGAAGTGGTGTGATCTATCTACACAGAGAACctcaaaaaagagaaaaggagaGGACGGGGCTCAATCCTCAACATCTCGCGCAACTGAGGGGGTGGCTGGTGAAACGGTTGATCGGCCCCCTGGTGTTAAGGCTGCCAAGTGTAGTGGTAAGAAGCCAATGGAAGAGGGGAAGGGGCGAGAGGAGTTTGAGCGGGTTTGGTCGTATAAGCAAGATGATTTGTCTAGGAGAGAAAAACTCTCCAAGATAGGTCTACTTGACCGTCTACTTGCTAGAACAGAGCCACTCCCTGACTATGAAGAAACGCTAAAGAAGAAACTCATCAATGAGTTGTTTTCCA GAGCAATGGGAGTGGAATAA